TCcaattcaaaattatttttgtttttccattaaattgttCGATGGGAgaactcctagaactatgaggttcgttcggcTCTCGTCTCCGTGAACCTCACAGGTTGACATGTCTCACAACACAACcgggttgttgttgttttttatgggggggggggggggggggtggggggcatttcggtattactattattaggccttatttttttttcttatgtaTAATGTAAATGTTTGACTCTATATAATATATGAGGTCAAATCTctcatttttttaatcattattCCCCCAAATCAGGCTCTACCTACGTGTTCTTTGAACTCTCATTGACCTAGTTCAGGAACTGGTCCATGAAGTCCAATCaatccgcaatctcaaaaaattttaaaaattaaattctttaccgtaattcagtccccaTCTATTCCGTTTTAGGCTACCACACTACACTACGAATGCCGATTGTCCCCGAACAGCCGAACGCACCATGAAGTCATGACATGAAATTGTGCACAGGTGCTGCTGCTCGTGtctgtttttttcaaaatttggacGTCTGCAGTCCATATTTGCATAGTGCGACTGCAGATGTTAGCGCCTTagttttatatacatgtatatatatagaTTCCCATCCAGTTACTAACTTGGTATAGTCATGGAGAGAGCAGTGGACAACCAATTTGGTGAGGCCTACACGACCAGCCAGGGATATCCTGGTACATTCCCATTCACGATTCTTGATTCATTTCATGTTCTTcattttgttacaaaatttgTGTTATTATAATCCTAATTATTGCCGGTTCTACATTTTTTTATCCTTTCACCTATAGGCTCCACATTCGAACTTCATTTGATGCTACTTTGCATGAGGCCCACCGCATAATAACTTCTGTAAGGAGACAAGCCAAAAACCTCCCATTCTGTCAATTGCAGACGCTCAATTCATCTTTTACTCCATATGATCTAAAGGAGTGAGATCCGGATTTGAAGGAGTCATGATTGCAGCATGCTGTGCGCTGCTGTTGCTGTACACTCCGCTGTCTGATGCAAAGACAATGAGTGGAACGTTTGAGCCAGTAACAGCAGCAGGAAACAGCGGTCAGTACATCGGCAAGTTTTGTTTCTCGGGTAAGTCCATGACAAGCAGTGTTTGCATCCCCTATCTGCATCTACGTGTATGATAATTCTTGTCAAAGCTTGTTCAGGTGAGAAGAAAtttaagaaatttcagttttagacgtgaGGAGATGAAAACCCCTGAGAACTATTTCAGAGAAAACTCGCGCAGTCAGGTAGTGACTGAAAACGCaatccacatacatgtacagtgtagtgcccttggtgggattcaaaccgcaGTCCCAGAGGTCCcaggaaggcgaggcaagacgcCACTATGCCCAAACCTTACTGTTGAGACCATACTAGGTGTCTTTCTCAAACCTTAGCTTGGGCTTCTTTACAAGCTTGGGCTTTGTGTGCTGCGTATGAACTGGCTTCGAGGCCTATACATTTTTTGGAGCAGCGTGTATTTTGCACATGGTGGTGGTTTGAACATCAGCAGAGGGAGCCTGGAGCCCAAGCCGAGTTTTGAgaaagggccaaatttcatggctctgcttaccataagtaAAGAATttgtgcttacggaagcaggaaattccaTGCTTACATCAAATATTATTTCAGGTATTAGCAGGTGCGCGTGCCTATACTCTTTGTTACTAGGAATTCTTTGCTGActgttttaaatattaaagCAAGATCTTTCTGTGCTCAGTGATTTCTTGTGCTTaataggctttatgaaatttggcccttggCTACACTGGATCATTCATAGATTGCTATGGCTTAAAAGTTAACACTTAAAGTGTGAGTCAGTCAGTTCAGTTTCTAATTTGTTTGAAACTCATCCTTCTGTTCAGGTCATATTGGGAGGATCCAGCATGAGCGACCAAACAACGATCTGTTTTCAGGCAAGTTGTATCTTTACTCGACGGAAGAGTGGGAGCGAAGCCTGGCAAGGAAGAGCAAAGATGACGGAACCGACTGCGCAGCTCGGCTGGCAATGGCTCAAGATGTTGGTAAGGGAttgttcaaataattttttattaattatggcttcttatatagcacacatatccgtcactcagtggcgCTAAATGAACTTAAACATTCGGTATTGTTCCTGAAAGATATTGTGGAGTTTCGTTTTTGAAGTACACGTATGAGACCTTTTTCTTAATGGCACCATGTAATggattacaaggtgctgtggcgcaatatgctgctgatcaaaccaggaacacaggtGCAAACCCCTTCGCTCTCATGATAAGTGCGCTGGGTTCTtgtacatgcattacacaacacaggggacgaaggacgcagcaataatggtaaagtgtctggcttgaggacacaagtttcacgagcaggattcgaacccacactctgctgagcagaaacaccAGACGTCGAGTCTTATGCTCTTATCCACTTGGCCACGACATGCCAGTAACTCTTTCCACCAGAGCCATGCTCCCTACAAAATAGTGAGAAATACAGAAAATTAAGACGCTCTCTCTTGCTCAAAAGCTAAAGAGACCATTCCTTAAAGTCACTACATCAAACTTAACTATTTGCTGTAAATACAGGAATCACAAAAGCTTGAATAAGACAGAtgaacactgagggcgcacttgggtTCCCtacattaattaaaaataaCCAATTCTTATTGTCCCGTCCTTGTACTTGCAGTACCACTTCATGACAAAACGGCCAACTACACGCTGAAAGATCTCAAGCAGCCCATTGTCGTACATGCAGTCTATGCTGACATGTACACGTGTAGTAGGGTACCACCACCGGCTGAGCTTCCTACAATGGACTACGTTTTACACTTCTTCAATGCGGACAGACATGATGAGACCGTCAATCACTTCAGCTGTGAAGAGACAGGTAATTTGTGAACAGGAATTTCTCTGAGTATGCATGGTACACATTTTACACTGGACATGCTGGACCTTTACTtgatgatttttatttattttgtcaaacTTATGCCCATGTTTCACTTGAACTAAAGGCACTAGACaatcctttggtaattgtcaatttcaattcaattcaattcaatgaacaCTTATTTTCATgtcgacaataacaatttaaggatacactagaaaacaaaccagtattctcacttggtgtatcccaacataatagtatacgtgaaataacaaacatgtgaatatTTGGGTTCAGTATGTCATCAAAGTGGCCAGagaatttcatgaaaataaaaacatccgCTGTTGCTcatgtgtgctctcagatgcccaataaaaggcttcagatctgaagtctttttatattttgagtgagaagttacttctttctcaaaaactatgttacttcagtgggagttTTAACTTGTCCTTGGTTGCCAGTCCATTTTTCATGTTGTCCATCTTTTGTCATTTCTTCGGGCAGTGTATCCAGCCCGTCTTCACAATtatttatactaccaacagctctccattgctcgttataccaagtaaaAAGTTTTTATACTGATAAtgatttttgaataattaccattagtgttcagtgcctttaataacaagCTTTTAATTTGTTGGAATGAAATTGCAAGTATGACCttaagttgttgtttgtttggttcCTCTTCAGGTCTGTTAGGTTTCTATGAGATCTTGACATTACTCTACTTCATTGTGGGATGTATCTGGGCACCAAGACTCTATGAGAATCTCAGCAAGCGAGGGCCGATGCATGATGTAAGTAGAACACCAATTATCTCAATGATCAAGTGCAAGATGAATTTTTCCACTATCACTGACTATAGACCTtttcattgttgataaacaaagtgcGCTGGTTGGCATGGCGATAGAATGGTCTATCTTTTTCATAGTGCAGCCATCTTCCATTTTAATCAATGTGATCTAACCGAGGCTGTAAGGACAAAAAATAGACTGGTACAATGAGAGAATCATTATTCATTACTGTTGATGCACACAGAGAACAAGACGATTGCCTTTTTGGATTTGTAATTATATTCTTAACGCTCTtattagagccaaacgagaagagagaagacaatgaagaaatttcagttttagatatgggaggaaaacccctgaATAGGGACTGAAAATCCAATCCAGACATAGTGCCCCccactgggattcgaaccagggtctaagaggtggaaggtgaggcaAGACATCGCTACACCTTCCTTTCCTCTAatatgcgcattacaagtcttactaTAGTACAGAAGTACCTTTCCTAAAAGCaccaatgttaaaggcagtggacactattggtaattactcaaaataatttttaacataaaacctttcttggtgacgagtaatggggagaggttgatggtttgaaacattgtgagaaagggctccctctgaagtgccatagttttcgagaaagaagtaattttccacgaatttgatttcgagacctcagatttagaacttgaggtctcgaaatcaaccatctacatgtaaacgcacacaacttcgtgtgacaagggtgttttttttctttcattgttgtctcgcaacttcgatgaccgattgagctcaaattttcagaggtttgttgttgtatgcatatgttgaaatacaccaactgtgaaggctagtctttgacaattaccaatagtgtcctctgcctttaagtaaGGCCTTGCATGCTGATAAAACTGAACTATTGTACCAATTGTCCATTTACAATCATGTAAAGAGTTTTCTTTGTCTTCATTCATGGCCAGGTGTTGGTGATGTTGACGACAGTACTATGCCTTCAAGCTGTAGGATCACTCTGCATGTTTATTCATCTGTATAGCTATTCCGTGGACGGCCAAGGATCACCACTAATGGAAAATGTCTCAGAATGTAAGTTGTGTTACAGCAGCTAACGTCTCTAAtgaggcttttttttttttttttttttttttctttttttttttttttttactcaagatTGTTCAACCACCATGCAAACAGCTTAGATCGTCCACATCTTCTCATCAGTTTATCATGCCCAGAACCGATGCTGTGTCATTTGCATATCGCTCACTCTCCTAATACGTCCCAAAAGAATGGAACACTCTTCCAAAATCACATCAAGGATGCTCAGACTACCTAATCATATTTTCATGAAACTGCTCTTAAATGTTATCTTTTTCAACAATGTACTTTAATTTCATGTTACTGTCTTGATGAACATTTGCCTTTGAACATTTATGGTTGATGTGGTCGatatataaatgttttctgAATGAATGATTGTTTGATTGGTATTATTTTGTACAAGCACtaaataatttatattttgcttTACTACCTGTACGTACATTATTTAAAAACCCTTTTTTCCAACTCTTTCTTATGGCTTTTTGTATAcaataacattgtttttttcctaCTGGTTTTAAACTACTTGCTTCCATGTGTACTTGCTTGGCTGCTTTCTGTACATTCAAGTTTTTTCAAATGttaatttgataattttaatGAAAAGTATTGAATGGTCTGGGTTATTATAGTTTTATTATAACATGCTTTGGGGTAGTTTACATTAGGTGCCATACAAGgcatttttatattaattttaataaccatatctaatataataataatctaaTAATAATTATCTAATAAATTTCaatcttttaaattattttttattattataataacacTATTTGATTTCTTTTTCCAGTGGCAGACATTGCTGCTCAGTTTGAGATGCTGTACATGATGCTGAGTCTATCTCTGGGCTGGACGCTAGGCTCAGCTAAAACTCATGTCAAATCAGAAGTCTGGAAGAGTTCACCGTTAGCAAAGTTAGCTGCTGGAATGGCCATCACACAGGTAAATAATGGCTACCAATGTAAATATTGCATTGTCGTGGAGAAAAGCTACCTGGGCAAACTAAGGGGtctagacttaaaggcagtggacactattggtaaatactcaaaataattattggcataaaacctttcttggtgacgagtaatggggagaggttgatggtataaaacattttgagcaatggctccctctaaagtgccatagtttttgagaaacaagtaattttccacgaatttgatttcgagacctcagatttagaactagaggtctcgaaatc
The sequence above is a segment of the Asterias amurensis chromosome 12, ASM3211899v1 genome. Coding sequences within it:
- the LOC139945529 gene encoding integral membrane protein GPR180-like, whose product is MIAACCALLLLYTPLSDAKTMSGTFEPVTAAGNSGQYIGKFCFSGHIGRIQHERPNNDLFSGKLYLYSTEEWERSLARKSKDDGTDCAARLAMAQDVVPLHDKTANYTLKDLKQPIVVHAVYADMYTCSRVPPPAELPTMDYVLHFFNADRHDETVNHFSCEETGLLGFYEILTLLYFIVGCIWAPRLYENLSKRGPMHDVLVMLTTVLCLQAVGSLCMFIHLYSYSVDGQGSPLMENVSELADIAAQFEMLYMMLSLSLGWTLGSAKTHVKSEVWKSSPLAKLAAGMAITQSVLILWEQMWYYDHSPYHSHQSVTGLLILVLRVALALLFAHTLQQILPKERSAMRREFYSSFAKYCFLWFFAYPALLLTSLFIAQYLRRKVLTVGAVSAQTLAVVLLYRLFLSRSLYWEVSSLSSTTLPLRMDKKNLSIKLTS